The following coding sequences lie in one Rhinolophus ferrumequinum isolate MPI-CBG mRhiFer1 chromosome 14, mRhiFer1_v1.p, whole genome shotgun sequence genomic window:
- the LOC117033633 gene encoding 60S ribosomal protein L32-like yields MAALRPLVKPKIVKKRTKKFIRHQSDRYVKIKRNWRKPRGIDNRVRRRFKGQILMPNIGYGSNKKTKHMLPSGFRKFLVHYVKELEVLLMCNKSYCAEIAHNVSSKNRKAIVERAAQLAIRVTNPNARLRSEENE; encoded by the coding sequence ATGGCTGCCCTCAGACCACTCGTGAAGCCCAAAATCGTCAAAAAGAGGACCAAGAAGTTTATCCGGCACCAGTCAGACCGATATGTCAAAATTAAGCGTAACTGGCGGAAACCCAGAGGCATTGACAACAGGGTGCGCAGAAGATTCAAGGGCCAGATCTTGATGCCCAACATTGGTTATGggagtaacaagaaaacaaagcacatgcTGCCCAGTGGCTTTCGGAAGTTCCTGGTCCACTACGTCAAGGAGCTTGAAGTGCTGCTGATGTGCAACAAATCTTACTGTGCTGAGATTGCTCACAACGTCTCCTCAAAGAACCGCAAAGCCATTGTGGAAAGAGCAGCCCAGCTGGCCATCAGAGTCACCAATCCCAATGCCCGGCTGcgcagtgaagaaaatgaatag